The following is a genomic window from Onthophagus taurus isolate NC chromosome 1, IU_Otau_3.0, whole genome shotgun sequence.
TAATAAGCTACTACAATTAATAAGATTTATAATCAAGATTACTTTTGAGTCATTTAATCTtaagattctaatttatttaattttgtattatattatcatgcctaaatttaaccgataaccaaacaaaattatctcaaatattgttataaatccCGATGATACAGATTACTTTTGTTCAATTCGTTCGTATATTTTCAAAGTGTTTGTGGTAAAAAGTCTCAATTAGCATGCTCGTGGGCACGTTTTTACGTTCTGTGGGTATCGTTGCGGGGTATTTAGGATTGGTAAATAGTAATTCTTATTTACAATAGGTTTTCTTGTTAACATCTTAGCTAATTTGACTTGACTAACGAATTTACTTGATAATATGATAATGtctataattaattatcaagATATTATTGTACTTTTGAgattagtttaatttaaacatttataagaTCTTTTTTGtgctatatattttttgtgttgaaaGATGCAAGGATTAGCATGGATGATTATGTCCCTTTTGGTGATACTTTTACGTACGGAAGCTTGGGTACCGCACaatatgaattattttaataggGGTGCTTATTACCTTTTCTTTCAaagtaagtttaaaaaaaattaagattcattcatttacattttttactCAACAGGTGAATCGGACCCTCCTGCTGaagatttaattgattttctttACTGTAATACgagttattttttcttctttgctTATTTCTACTTCGTTGCGTCGTTTTTATGGATTATagcttcattttttataattcgatgtaagaaaatttttaattatattttttaaattaaattaattacgttGCAAGTGTTTTTCAAGCATGAAAACTATGATTGGATCCTATTGTATACTCATATTTGGAATACGATAACTCTGGTGATTACAGCTCTTAATTTGGCTCATATAATCTTCTTTGGAACTGACTGgaacaaaatttcaaagagTCCTAATATTGTAATTTATGCATTAATTAtttcagatttttttattaaacatgtttaaatttttgttattattttgtatagGATGAAGCCACCAAGTTTCTCTACAGTACTGTATTAGGAGTTGCAGTAACTATAATGGCAGGGGGATATTTTCTTCCGATAATAAATATGATAACAGCAATACTTTTAGCAGGTGGTTCcaaaaaatatgttcaacaacgtaagttatgtttaaaataccGATGACTTTTAGAAAACAATCGTTTTTAAATTGGACCTCAAGTTAATATAGTCACAACaaatcataattaaaataaactaactaTTACTATTAACTCTACTTGTTATATATTTGACAAATATTACgcattaattgtttataataatgaaattaaattttaatca
Proteins encoded in this region:
- the LOC139432138 gene encoding uncharacterized protein, which translates into the protein MLVGTFLRSVGIVAGYLGLMQGLAWMIMSLLVILLRTEAWVPHNMNYFNRGAYYLFFQSESDPPAEDLIDFLYCNTSYFFFFAYFYFVASFLWIIASFFIIRLFFKHENYDWILLYTHIWNTITLVITALNLAHIIFFGTDWNKISKSPNIDEATKFLYSTVLGVAVTIMAGGYFLPIINMITAILLAGGSKKYVQQRIGDLLANEYIPE